A window of Candidatus Pantoea floridensis contains these coding sequences:
- the trpCF gene encoding bifunctional indole-3-glycerol-phosphate synthase TrpC/phosphoribosylanthranilate isomerase TrpF — MSIKGTVLEKIVQDKAVWVEARQAQQPLATFQNDLQPAARHFYDALRGSRTVFILECKKASPSKGLIREDFDPAAIAGVYRHYASAVSVLTDEKYFQGDFSFLPIVSAAITQPVLCKDFIIDPYQIYLARHYQADAILLMLSVLDDEQYRQLAAVAHSLKMGVLTEVSNEAELERAIALEAKVVGINNRDLRDLSIDLNRTRQLAPRLGHGVTVISESGIHNYAQVRELSHFANGFLIGSALMEEANLTAGVRRVLLGDNKVCGLTRAEDARVAQEAGAIYGGLIFAEGSPRQISIEQAQVVQSAAPLKYVGVFRNNAISDIVTSALTLKLAAVQLHGDEDRAFVAELRAAIPAETQIWKALSIKEHLPARDWQHVDRYVFDNGQGGSGQRFDWSLLQGQDLGNVLLAGGLSADNCVEAAQLGCAGLDFNSGVESAPGIKDAGKVAAVFRTLRAY; from the coding sequence ATGAGTATTAAGGGCACTGTTTTAGAGAAAATCGTACAAGACAAAGCCGTGTGGGTTGAGGCGCGCCAGGCACAGCAGCCGCTCGCCACGTTCCAGAACGATTTACAGCCTGCCGCACGTCATTTTTACGATGCGCTGCGTGGTTCGCGCACGGTATTCATCCTGGAATGCAAAAAAGCATCGCCTTCTAAAGGGCTGATCCGCGAGGATTTCGATCCTGCGGCTATTGCTGGCGTTTATCGTCACTACGCTTCTGCGGTATCGGTGTTAACCGATGAAAAATACTTCCAGGGCGATTTTTCGTTCCTGCCTATTGTCAGCGCGGCCATTACGCAACCGGTGTTGTGTAAAGACTTCATCATCGATCCTTATCAGATCTATCTGGCCCGCCACTATCAAGCCGACGCCATTCTGCTGATGCTCTCGGTGTTGGATGATGAACAATATCGCCAACTCGCCGCCGTAGCGCACAGCCTGAAAATGGGCGTGCTGACGGAAGTGAGCAATGAAGCAGAGCTGGAGCGCGCAATTGCGCTGGAAGCCAAAGTGGTTGGGATTAATAACCGCGACCTGCGTGATTTATCCATCGACCTCAACCGCACGCGTCAGCTGGCGCCGCGCCTTGGGCATGGTGTAACAGTCATTAGCGAATCGGGTATTCATAACTATGCGCAAGTGCGTGAGTTAAGCCATTTCGCGAATGGCTTCCTGATTGGTTCCGCGCTGATGGAAGAAGCCAATCTCACCGCTGGCGTGCGTCGCGTGTTACTCGGCGATAACAAAGTTTGCGGCCTGACTCGCGCCGAAGATGCACGAGTGGCACAAGAAGCCGGAGCCATCTACGGTGGACTGATTTTCGCTGAAGGTTCGCCGCGTCAAATCAGTATTGAACAAGCGCAAGTGGTTCAGTCTGCTGCTCCATTGAAATACGTAGGCGTATTCCGCAATAACGCAATAAGTGACATTGTCACCTCAGCGTTAACCTTGAAGCTTGCAGCCGTACAGCTGCACGGTGATGAAGACCGAGCATTTGTCGCAGAGCTGCGTGCCGCCATCCCCGCTGAGACGCAGATTTGGAAAGCGCTCAGCATCAAGGAGCATTTGCCAGCACGTGATTGGCAACATGTTGATCGCTACGTGTTCGATAACGGCCAGGGCGGTAGCGGTCAGCGTTTCGATTGGTCACTGCTGCAAGGTCAGGATCTCGGCAATGTACTGCTGGCCGGTGGCTTAAGCGCTGATAACTGCGTCGAAGCCGCTCAACTCGGCTGTGCCGGCCTCGACTTCAACTCTGGCGTAGAGTCTGCCCCGGGCATTAAAGATGCCGGTAAAGTCGCAGCGGTATTCCGCACGCTGCGCGCCTATTAA